A part of Augochlora pura isolate Apur16 chromosome 1, APUR_v2.2.1, whole genome shotgun sequence genomic DNA contains:
- the LOC144472439 gene encoding vesicular glutamate transporter 2, with protein MSKMADTGRYEEQTMCKTRPACSLRKLRDMIPARVVLYMLSFSGFTVSFMMRNDINIAMVAMVKQPSTTSNDTIVTVDSQYCYTTPNATFTNNDTLSWDKEQGEFEWSPTIQSAISGSFYWCYILSQVVGGVLTQYFGTKAVFGGSQLITAICSLLMPTAAGIHYGFIIALRSIQGVASGLTWPAMYAVVGHWIPPVERSRFMSSFQGFSFGIGITYPLCGFIIAHFGWRLVFYTTGTVGIIWCLFWYFFAFDSPADHPRISQQELRYIQESVGNQVHRTQESMPVPWKHILTSWAAWSIGITTFGRIWVHYVFIISGPMYMKTVLGFSIQANGVLSGLPFICSYFSSVAFCYIADVLVTRQILSLTNVRKVFTAAAQVVPGILLVLIGYLGCDIILVLVVWFIAVTLITAAYAGAMASIVDIAPNFAGPILAFAQTIHMSASFLSPIVAGLLTQNSQALDAWRQVFGVSACVACGTYVVYQIFGTADIQAWNYPDLKYPQSDKEDFEPLNDISQKNGKIVKSNLNEEA; from the exons ATGAGCAAGATGGCTGACACAGGGAG ATACGAAGAACAAACCATGTGTAAGACACGTCCAGCATGCAGCCTGCGAAAACTAAGAG ATATGATACCAGCGCGAGTTGTGCTATATATGCTGTCATTCTCGGGATTCACTGTCTCCTTCATGATGAGAAACGACATAAACATTGCCATGGTAGCGATGGTCAAGCAACCATCGACCACATCCAATGACACTATAGTCACAGTCGATTCTCAATATTGCTACACGACACCGAATGCAACCTTTACAAACAACGACACGCTCTCCTGGGATAAG GAACAAGGGGAATTCGAATGGAGCCCTACCATACAATCCGCCATCAGTGGTTCGTTCTACTGGTGCTACATATTGTCCCAAGTGGTCGGCGGTGTGCTCACGCAGTACTTCGGCACTAAAGCTGTTTTCGGCGGATCGCAGCTAATTACAGCGATTTGCAGTCTGCTTATGCCGACCGCGGCGGGGATCCATTATGGTTTCATAATTGCTCTCAGGAGTATACAGGGCGTTGCAAGT GGACTCACGTGGCCCGCAATGTATGCCGTCGTCGGACATTGGATCCCGCCTGTGGAACGTTCTCGTTTCATGTCTTCCTTCCAAG GGTTCAGCTTCGGCATCGGAATTACCTACCCACTGTGCGGATTCATCATCGCTCACTTTGGCTGGAGATTGGTCTTCTACACGACTGGCACCGTTGGCATCATTTGGTGCCTTTTCTGGTACTTCTTTGCTTTCGACAGTCCCGCCGATCATCCAAGAATATCGCAGCAGGAGCTACGGTATATTCAAGAAAGTGTTGGAAACCAAGTCCACAGGACTCAGGAG aGTATGCCAGTTCCATGGAAGCATATCTTAACATCATGGGCAGCCTGGTCGATTGGAATCACCACATTCGGTAGAATATGGGTACACtatgttttcataatttctggACCAATGTACATGAAAACAGTCCTAGGGTTCAGTATCCAAGCA AACGGGGTTTTGTCTGGGTTACCCTTTATCTGCAGCTACTTCAGCTCTGTAGCATTCTGCTATATTGCTGATGTTCTAGTCACACGGCAGATTCTCTCACTAACAAACGTCCGTAAGGTGTTCACCGCTGCCG CTCAAGTGGTTCCTGGAATATTATTGGTACTCATCGGTTATCTGGGTTGTGATATCATTCTCGTTTTAGTAGTATGGTTCATAGCTGTCACTCTTATCACTGCTGCCTATGCAGGGGCGATGGCAAGCATCGTTGACATCGCGCCAAATTTTGCTG GTCCGATATTGGCATTTGCACAGACAATTCACATGTCAGCTAGTTTCCTATCTCCTATTGTAGCTGGACTACTTACTCAGAATAGC CAAGCTCTCGATGCCTGGAGGCAAGTTTTCGGCGTGAGCGCTTGTGTCGCCTGCGGGACCTATGTTGTCTATCAGATTTTCGGAACTGCAGATATTCAGGCATGGAACTATCCCGATCTCAAGTATCCACAGTCTGATAAGGAAGATTTCGAGCCTTTGAATGATATTTCTCAGAAGAATGGAAAAATCGTGAAGTCGAATTTGAATGAAGAAGCGTAA